DNA from Polycladomyces zharkentensis:
CAAACGATCAGCACAATCAGCTTGCGATCATCCGCCCAACTGAGCCGGGCTTTGCCTCCACTTTGCCAAGCAGAAGAGCGATACCACAACTTCCCTTCCCTTGTGCGAACCTCTACACGGTTGCCGGATACCACCGCCTGATAGCGCCGACGAGGCGACCATTCGGCTCCGTCTCCCGTGTCGTGCTCAGATGCACCGACAACAGGTTTATTTCCGGGTGGGGTGGATGGATGGTCCTTCCCTGAGGTACCGCCGGACGGGTTTGTCGCAACCGGCGGTTTGGGAGGAGTGTGCTTTTCCGACATCCCCCATTGTGTGAAGATGGCACCGATTACGATCGCTGCTGCGATTCCTCCGCTGATCCATCCCATACTGGTGAATCTTCTGCGGAAGGTACGTGTCGGGTTCGGTTTTTCCAATTGCGGCAGGATGCGGTCGACCACGCTGACAGGCGGATGAACGTGGGGCAGGAGAGATAAATGCTCATCCAGTCGCTTCAGCCGCGAGTGAAAATCCGAACAACCGGTGCACACAGACAGATGGGATTGGAGGCTTGCCTGTTCCTCATCGGACAATTCCTCGTCCAAGCTCCGCTGGATCAGTTCCAGCGCCTCCTCACACCTCATCGTGCGACACCCCCTTCCTTGTATTCCGCCAACAACACTTGCAATTGTTTGCGTGCGCGAAATAGATGGGATTTAACGGTGTTGATGGGTAAATTCATCGATTCCGCAATTTCCTGGTAACTATAGTCGTGCACATAGCGCAACACGACGGCTGTGCGTTGTTGCTCCGGCAATTGCGAAATGGCCGTTTTCAAATCCGAATGAAAATGGGATTGGTGCACTGCCTGTTCCGCCTCGGTATCCACCGGTTGCATCTCTTCCGGCATCGGTACCACTTTCGTTTTGCGGCGGAACTGATCGATACAAATGTTGGTCACAATCCGTTGCGCCCAAGTTTCAAAGCGGGATTGCCCCTGAAAAGTAGAAATCCGATGATAGATCTTTAGCAGTGCTTCTTGGGTCGCGTCCAGCGCATCCTGCTCATTTCCCAGGAGATAATAGGCCGTGCGGTAGACTGGTGTCTCAATTTCCCGCAGCAGCCGGATCATGGTCTCGCGATCGCCGGCTTGCGCCCGTTTGACCCATTCCGCTTCGACCACATTTATCCCTCCTAATTTACCAGACGGTCCTGGGGTATCAAAAGTTGCTGTTTGATTGGAATCCGGACTGCGGTACGCTCTCCCGGGAGCAAATTCATTCCCATTGTACCACAGTCGGACAAGCCGGTCTGATCCGAGACGGGACAACCTGTTCCGCTTCTGTGCCATCGTCGGTTACGGTACAGGGTGGAGCATCTTTTTGCTCCTGTTTACGAGAGGTTTACGTATACCCGCGGGAAAATGATCGCCTTTCTCGGGCGCGGCCGGCATACCGTAAGGGAGCAATGTTTTTCCAGGCGAGCGAAGACCTGAGCCTGAACTGAGCGAAGACTCGGGAAAGCGCCGGTTTGAAATCGCGGGCCATTTCCTCAAAGCGAAACGGACTTTGCCCGCATCCTGCACTGACCGGGTCCGAGCGGTCATGATTTTCTTTCTTGCAAGGCGCAGGTGGGGCGAACCGGGAAAGAACCCGGACAGTATTCACCAGACACACACTGGAGACAATGACACGACGGTTTCCAACGACCAGCAATCCGTGACGTCATCTTGCCTCCGACATCATCGTTTCCACCGTCCAGCCGGCGGGACGAATCCGGATGGTCACCGCCCCGTGACGATCCGTCCGATACACGCGAATCCGATGGCTTTGCAAGCGGCGGATCACTTCCGGAGCCGGATGGCCGAACCGATTATGCCGGCCGACCGAGATCACGGCGAAACCGGGACGGACTTGCGCAAGCCATGATTCTCCGGTTGATGTACGGCTTCCGTGATGGGCCACTTTCAGCACATCCACAGGTGGAAAGCGCCACTTCCCCATCAAGTCCGCTTCCGCCTCCTGCTCGATGTCACCCGTCATCAGCAAGCGGAAACGTTGGATCTGCAGCAAAAAAACAATGGAATCATTGTTGGTTCGTTCGTCGGTCGCGAGATGAGCAGGATCGGGATGGAGAAACTGCCATGCAACCCCCGGTTCCAGTGTCCATGCCGTTCCGGGAGAAGGCGTGACGGTACGGGCACCTTGTTCGATCAATGTTCGCACCAATTTCCGTTCCGTCTCGGTACGGGGCGGGTGGGGATTGCGCAGGACGAAGCGAACAGGGAATTGTTCCGCCACTGTTTGCAAGCCTCCGATGTGATCCGTATCCCCATGCGTCATGATGAGGTAGTCGATCTGTCGAATGCCGCGAAAACGCAGATATGGAACCACCGTGTTCTCTCCCACGTCGTAGGAATATTGCCGCCGTTGCCACGACTTTTGCGGAAATGACGGCATTCCACCTCCGTCCACTACGATGACTTGTCCTTTCGGTGTCTCGATGACGGCACAATCCCCCTGCCCCACATCGAGAAAGGTGATGCGCGCCTCCATCCCCCCGTAAAACGGATGATAGGAGTAGAAGATCAGACCCGTTAGCAACGCAAGCGAACACCAGCGATGCCGACGGGGATAAAGCGCGTTGCCCGTCCAAGCGTACAATGCGTATACACATACCGCCGCGTATGCCGCACACCATATCCATGACGGCGGTGACCATGACGTCAACATTCCCGGTCCCGCGGAAAACCGTTCCAACAACCATAACAGCCCTTTTGTCACCCAAGTGCATACCCAGGCAGGCACCGCTCCCAATACCGGTGCGATCCAGCCCAACATCAAGGAGAGGAGTGCCAAAGGGAACACCACGCTACCGACAATCGGGACGACCCACAGGTTGACCCACCAAGAGCCAGTGGGAAAAGCATAAAAATAGACGATCATCACAGGAAATGATACCAGATGGGCGATCAATGTGACCGCCAACAATTGATTGCCACGCTTCCAAGGTAATGGAAACCGGCCACTGAGTGGTTCGACAGCCAACAGCAGCCCGAGGGTGATCAAACAGGTGAGCTGAAACCCCGCCTCCAGGAGCTGATACGGATTCCACAACAGCATCATCCATCCTGCCAGAAACAAAAAGGACAGCCGGTCGTGCCACTTGCCGAAAACCGCGGCAACAAGGGTGAAACCGGCCATCATGCACGCCCGGACAACGGATGCTTCCGCCCCCGTCACCCATGCAAATATCGGCAACGATACCATCGTGAGTCCGCCTGCCACTTCACGCGTCAAGCGCAATCGGGTCAACAAACCGTACACGCCCGCGACGAAGACGGCCACATTCATCCCGGAAATGGCCAACAAATGCGTCAGTCCCCATTGGGCAAACAGGCGGTCTACCTCCTCCGGCACTGCTTTCCTCTCTCCCAGCACCAATCCGCGAATCAGACCGGAAATCTCCGCAGGATACAGTTGTGCCAGCGTTTCGCCGCCACTTTGCCGAATCCGGTCTGCCCATGCGAATACATGCCATGGAGGCGGTTGTTCCGCCGACACCCCGTGAAGCCCGTCAGTCGACGCAATCCAATGCACAAATTGACGGCGATAAAACGATCGTGCATCAAAACCGCCTGGATTTCGCGCCGGTTCCGGTCGAGTCAACCGTACACCGTCCACCGACAGCCGCGTCCCGCTTGTCCAATCGCGAATCGTCCGCAACTCCGTCGGTGATTGCACTCGCAGACGAAACCACACTTTTTCGTCTTCCAAGCGCCGAACGGCACCATCCACCTCTATCCATCGGACTTTCACCATACAGGTGAGCTGATCTCCATCCACCTCAGGGGCGGACTGGATAACCCCATACATCTTGATGCCAACGTGATCGGCCAACCGATCATCGATAGACGAGACATTGCGGGCATCCACCCAGGACGTATAGGCGGCTCCGACAAAAAAAGAGAGCAGCGTGCATGTTGCCGTCCACATCCGCCAACGCCACAGGCACACCCATCCTCCCCCCATCCCGACAACAACCGCCCCGAACAACCACCATCCACCGTACCCGCTTCCCCATGCCAATGCAACGCCGATGCCTCCCATCCATCCGCCCGCCAACCAACTCACCGGAGCCTTCATAACAACCTCCATAAAAGGGATGAAATGGTATATCCTTTCCGCAAATTCCGACAGAATCCCTCCATGTTCGACAAAAACTGTCGCCATTTTGCTACGGCCGGTTGTCAAACCTTGATTGACAGGTTCCGGTAATCGTATTAGAATGCTAATCATGACAAAACCTAATCATCAACAGTTTCACACTTCGAGCGCTGAATCCGTACAGGAACGGGGGAACCAATTTTTTGGGGTGAATCCGGTGCCATCACCGGTAGGGTCACTCTCACGGACCCGAATCCGTCAGCTAACCTCGTAAGCGTGCTGAGAGGGAAGTGTGCTTCTTCACATGACCAAAAGTCATTGAAGTGGGCACTTCAATGGCTTTTTTGCGTTTTAAACAAAAACGGAATTTATCTGGGGAAGGTGTATGTGATGTTGTCCTCACTGAAACGCTTGATCATCGGGCGCCCGCTTCGTACTGAGCAACTGCAGGAAGAAAAACTGCCGATTTGGAAAGCGCTCCCTATCTTATCATCGGACGCGCTGTCGTCAGTCGCCTACGGTACGGAGCAGATCCTGCATGTACTCGCCCCGATCGGCGTGCTGGCGCTTTGGTATTCATTGCCCATATCCGGCGCGATTATCGGTTTGTTGACACTGCTCATCCTTTCCTATCGGCAAATCATCCACGAATACCCCGGAGGGGGCGGTGCCTACATCGTTTCAACAGACAACCTGGGTTGGTTTGCCGGGTTAATCGCCGGTGCGTCGTTGTTGATCGACTATACACTGACAGTGGCAGTCAGTGTTTCAGCCGGTACGGACGCGATCACTTCGGCATTTCCGGTTTTGCACAATCACAGTACGCTCATTTCCGTATTCTTCGTCCTTCTCCTCATGATCCTCAACTTGCGGGGTTTACGCGAATCCGGAACGATTTTCTCATTCCCCACCTACCTGTTTATCCTGGGCATGCTGGGTCTGGTGCTCGTAGGGTTGGGCAATGTGGCGGTCCATGGGATTCCTGCCGACGTCCCACCGGTGACACACACCTTTCCGGTCGGTCTCACTTGGTTCTTATTGTTGCGAGCGTTCTCGTCCGGATGCTCTGCATTGACCGGCGTCGAAGCCATCTCCAACGCCACTCCCGCCTTCCGGAAACCGGAGACGAAAAATGCGGCGCGTACATTGGCGCTTCTGGGATTATTGCTGGCCGTGTTGTTCGGCGGGACCAGCATGTTGGCATATCTGTATCACATCACGCCCAGTCCGACAGAGACGGTGCTTTCCCAAATCGCTGAAGAGACCTTCGGCAGAACGCTTCCGTATTATTACATCCAGGGGACTACCGCGCTGATCCTGATTCTGGCCGCCAACACCGCCTTTGCAGGCTTCCCGCTGTTGGCCTCCATTATGGCCAAGGACAAATTTA
Protein-coding regions in this window:
- a CDS encoding zf-HC2 domain-containing protein gives rise to the protein MRCEEALELIQRSLDEELSDEEQASLQSHLSVCTGCSDFHSRLKRLDEHLSLLPHVHPPVSVVDRILPQLEKPNPTRTFRRRFTSMGWISGGIAAAIVIGAIFTQWGMSEKHTPPKPPVATNPSGGTSGKDHPSTPPGNKPVVGASEHDTGDGAEWSPRRRYQAVVSGNRVEVRTREGKLWYRSSAWQSGGKARLSWADDRKLIVLIVWHEKDGQAKSVLKKYDVIDKREEK
- a CDS encoding RNA polymerase sigma factor, with the translated sequence MVEAEWVKRAQAGDRETMIRLLREIETPVYRTAYYLLGNEQDALDATQEALLKIYHRISTFQGQSRFETWAQRIVTNICIDQFRRKTKVVPMPEEMQPVDTEAEQAVHQSHFHSDLKTAISQLPEQQRTAVVLRYVHDYSYQEIAESMNLPINTVKSHLFRARKQLQVLLAEYKEGGVAR
- a CDS encoding DNA internalization-related competence protein ComEC/Rec2; translated protein: MKAPVSWLAGGWMGGIGVALAWGSGYGGWWLFGAVVVGMGGGWVCLWRWRMWTATCTLLSFFVGAAYTSWVDARNVSSIDDRLADHVGIKMYGVIQSAPEVDGDQLTCMVKVRWIEVDGAVRRLEDEKVWFRLRVQSPTELRTIRDWTSGTRLSVDGVRLTRPEPARNPGGFDARSFYRRQFVHWIASTDGLHGVSAEQPPPWHVFAWADRIRQSGGETLAQLYPAEISGLIRGLVLGERKAVPEEVDRLFAQWGLTHLLAISGMNVAVFVAGVYGLLTRLRLTREVAGGLTMVSLPIFAWVTGAEASVVRACMMAGFTLVAAVFGKWHDRLSFLFLAGWMMLLWNPYQLLEAGFQLTCLITLGLLLAVEPLSGRFPLPWKRGNQLLAVTLIAHLVSFPVMIVYFYAFPTGSWWVNLWVVPIVGSVVFPLALLSLMLGWIAPVLGAVPAWVCTWVTKGLLWLLERFSAGPGMLTSWSPPSWIWCAAYAAVCVYALYAWTGNALYPRRHRWCSLALLTGLIFYSYHPFYGGMEARITFLDVGQGDCAVIETPKGQVIVVDGGGMPSFPQKSWQRRQYSYDVGENTVVPYLRFRGIRQIDYLIMTHGDTDHIGGLQTVAEQFPVRFVLRNPHPPRTETERKLVRTLIEQGARTVTPSPGTAWTLEPGVAWQFLHPDPAHLATDERTNNDSIVFLLQIQRFRLLMTGDIEQEAEADLMGKWRFPPVDVLKVAHHGSRTSTGESWLAQVRPGFAVISVGRHNRFGHPAPEVIRRLQSHRIRVYRTDRHGAVTIRIRPAGWTVETMMSEAR
- a CDS encoding APC family permease, whose amino-acid sequence is MLSSLKRLIIGRPLRTEQLQEEKLPIWKALPILSSDALSSVAYGTEQILHVLAPIGVLALWYSLPISGAIIGLLTLLILSYRQIIHEYPGGGGAYIVSTDNLGWFAGLIAGASLLIDYTLTVAVSVSAGTDAITSAFPVLHNHSTLISVFFVLLLMILNLRGLRESGTIFSFPTYLFILGMLGLVLVGLGNVAVHGIPADVPPVTHTFPVGLTWFLLLRAFSSGCSALTGVEAISNATPAFRKPETKNAARTLALLGLLLAVLFGGTSMLAYLYHITPSPTETVLSQIAEETFGRTLPYYYIQGTTALILILAANTAFAGFPLLASIMAKDKFMPRMFASRGDRLNFSNGIIVLALAAIGLIVAFEGEVERLIPLYAIGVFLSFTLSQTGMVVRRWKQRNPGWMRKLAINAAGAVVSFIVLLIFAVTKFTEGAWIVVLVIPVFIFAFYQVRKHYEAVAEELRIDIATDKPEKKDHVIIIPVGGISRVVRNTIAYAKTIGDDVVAIHVAFTEEDAEKMEKKWEQWNPGVRLVVTRSRFRSVNGPVLRFIDMVQERVGDNLITVLIPEFIPRRWWQRFLHNQSALWLRFLLLLRKDVIVSTVPFHLRK